A window of Blastomonas sp. SL216 contains these coding sequences:
- a CDS encoding DUF1272 domain-containing protein encodes MLEMRPDCERCGTDTPPEAPGAFICSFECTFCAECAEELDDRCPNCGGELVDRPVRSRKLLEKFPGSTVRKFTQHG; translated from the coding sequence ATGCTGGAAATGCGCCCCGATTGCGAACGCTGCGGCACGGACACCCCGCCAGAGGCGCCCGGCGCGTTCATCTGCTCGTTCGAATGCACCTTCTGCGCCGAATGCGCGGAGGAACTGGACGACCGCTGCCCCAATTGCGGCGGCGAACTGGTCGATCGGCCGGTGCGGTCCAGGAAGCTGCTGGAGAAGTTTCCCGGATCGACCGTGCGGAAATTCACGCAGCATGGGTGA
- a CDS encoding superoxide dismutase has protein sequence MAFVLPPLPYEKTAFGDIMSAETFDYHHGKHHNAYVGKANDMVKGTDLEGASLSKVIVAAKEKGNKGLFNNAAQIWNHTFFWHCLSPEAQAVPASLEERINADFGSVADLKEKLKAEAIGHFGSGWAWLVLNGDKLEITSLHDADSPVAHEGMKPLLTLDVWEHAYYIDYRNARPDYLTTVLDKAINWEFVAQNLDGKGTSRADQEG, from the coding sequence ATGGCTTTCGTCCTTCCCCCGCTTCCCTATGAAAAGACCGCGTTCGGCGACATCATGTCGGCCGAAACCTTCGATTATCACCACGGCAAGCATCACAATGCCTATGTCGGCAAGGCGAACGACATGGTGAAGGGCACGGACCTGGAAGGCGCGAGCCTCTCCAAGGTGATCGTCGCTGCCAAGGAAAAGGGCAACAAGGGCCTGTTCAACAACGCCGCGCAGATCTGGAACCACACCTTCTTCTGGCACTGCCTCAGCCCCGAAGCACAGGCCGTCCCCGCCTCGCTCGAAGAGCGCATCAATGCCGATTTCGGTTCGGTTGCTGATCTCAAGGAAAAGCTGAAGGCAGAAGCCATCGGCCATTTCGGCAGCGGCTGGGCCTGGCTGGTGCTCAACGGCGACAAGCTGGAAATCACCTCGCTGCACGATGCGGACTCGCCGGTGGCGCACGAAGGCATGAAGCCGCTGCTGACGCTCGATGTGTGGGAACACGCCTATTATATCGACTATCGCAACGCGCGCCCCGATTACCTGACGACCGTGCTCGACAAGGCGATCAACTGGGAATTCGTCGCGCAGAACCTCGACGGCAAGGGCACGTCGCGCGCTGACCAGGAAGGTTGA
- the thiD gene encoding bifunctional hydroxymethylpyrimidine kinase/phosphomethylpyrimidine kinase, producing the protein MPARVLTIAGSDSGGGAGIQADIKTITMLGGHAMTAITAITAQNSRGVDAVRVLGAELVIAQIDAVARDFGLDAIKIGMLGSPEIAEALADWLVAHPGVPVIFDPVMIASSGAVLANPATIAAFKRLMACATLVTPNLPELDALGGEAAVLELAPALLIKGGHAGGDTVTDRLVTREGEIARWSDQRIDSPHSHGTGCTLSSAIATLLGQGVPLEQAVERARTFVRLALRDAPGFVASNGPMGHQNVRNDALAPGWHLNQITLGATDYAASVTFYRALGLTQIVDSPDNGYARFEADNGATLSIHVGQGTGGAMAYLECADLDARVSALASEGFAIDQMPRDESWGWREARLSDPAGNVLCLYFGGENRRYPPWRIATD; encoded by the coding sequence CTGCCCGCCCGCGTCCTCACCATCGCAGGCTCCGATTCCGGCGGCGGTGCCGGGATCCAGGCGGATATCAAGACCATCACCATGCTGGGCGGCCATGCCATGACCGCGATCACCGCGATCACCGCGCAGAATTCGCGTGGGGTCGATGCGGTGCGGGTGCTGGGCGCGGAGCTGGTCATCGCGCAGATCGATGCGGTGGCGCGCGACTTCGGGCTCGATGCGATCAAGATCGGCATGCTCGGCTCGCCCGAGATTGCCGAAGCCTTGGCTGATTGGCTCGTCGCGCATCCGGGCGTCCCTGTCATCTTTGACCCTGTCATGATCGCATCAAGCGGCGCGGTGCTGGCAAACCCGGCGACGATAGCGGCATTCAAGCGGCTGATGGCGTGCGCCACGCTGGTCACGCCGAACCTGCCCGAGCTCGACGCGCTGGGCGGCGAGGCGGCGGTGCTCGAACTTGCCCCTGCGCTGCTGATCAAGGGCGGGCATGCAGGCGGCGACACCGTCACCGATCGGCTGGTCACCCGCGAGGGCGAGATCGCGCGCTGGAGCGACCAGCGCATCGACAGCCCGCACAGCCATGGTACCGGCTGCACGCTCTCCAGCGCCATCGCCACGCTGCTCGGGCAGGGCGTGCCACTCGAACAGGCGGTCGAGCGGGCGCGAACCTTCGTGCGGCTCGCGCTGCGCGATGCGCCGGGGTTTGTGGCCAGCAACGGCCCGATGGGGCATCAGAATGTGCGCAACGATGCGCTCGCCCCCGGCTGGCACCTCAACCAGATCACGCTGGGCGCGACCGATTATGCTGCCTCGGTGACCTTCTACCGCGCGCTGGGGCTGACCCAGATCGTCGACAGCCCGGACAATGGCTATGCCCGGTTCGAGGCGGACAATGGCGCGACGCTCTCGATCCATGTAGGGCAAGGCACCGGCGGGGCGATGGCCTATCTCGAATGCGCCGATCTCGATGCGCGCGTTTCAGCGCTCGCATCCGAAGGGTTCGCCATCGACCAGATGCCGCGCGATGAGAGCTGGGGCTGGCGCGAGGCGCGGCTTTCCGATCCGGCAGGCAATGTGCTGTGCCTGTATTTCGGAGGCGAGAACCGGCGCTACCCGCCGTGGCGCATCGCAACCGATTGA
- the glmM gene encoding phosphoglucosamine mutase has translation MTRKFFGTDGIRGRTNSGFMTAAMAMAVGQAAGAHFLRGKHKHRVVIGKDTRLSGYMMENALVAGFTSVGMDVVLVGPMPTPAVALLTRSMRADLGVMISASHNPFQDNGIKLFGPDGFKLSDDDEMQIEAMLEAGNPQLAASEAIGRARRIEDARGRYIHAVKASLPDQVRLDGLKIVVDCAHGAAYQVAPSAFWELGAEVIAIGVNPNGLNINDRVGSTHVEAMRESVVASGADIGIALDGDADRLIVVDEKGKVVDGDQIMALIGGSWARQGRLRGGGVVATVMSNLGLERYLQGQGLELVRSKVGDRYVLGAMRAGGYNVGGEQSGHMILLDHATTGDGTVAALQVLAELVREGKPASELLHLFDPVPQLLKNVRFSGGKPLENPKVQKVIADADDELRGRGRLVIRPSGTEPVIRVMAEGDDAAQVEAVVDRICAVVAEVAV, from the coding sequence GTGACACGCAAGTTTTTCGGTACGGATGGCATTCGCGGACGCACCAATAGCGGCTTCATGACCGCTGCCATGGCGATGGCCGTGGGGCAGGCCGCCGGTGCGCATTTCCTGCGCGGCAAGCACAAGCACCGGGTGGTGATCGGCAAGGACACGCGGCTTTCCGGCTATATGATGGAAAATGCGCTGGTCGCAGGCTTTACCAGCGTCGGCATGGATGTGGTGCTGGTCGGGCCGATGCCGACGCCTGCTGTCGCGCTGCTGACCCGGTCGATGCGCGCCGATCTGGGCGTGATGATCTCCGCCAGCCATAACCCGTTCCAGGACAATGGCATCAAGCTGTTCGGTCCCGATGGCTTCAAGCTTTCCGACGATGACGAGATGCAGATCGAGGCGATGCTGGAGGCGGGCAATCCGCAGCTTGCCGCGTCCGAGGCGATTGGCCGGGCGCGCCGCATCGAGGATGCACGCGGGCGCTATATCCACGCGGTCAAGGCCTCGCTGCCCGATCAGGTGCGGCTGGATGGCCTGAAGATCGTGGTCGATTGCGCGCATGGCGCTGCCTATCAGGTCGCGCCTTCCGCCTTCTGGGAGCTGGGCGCGGAAGTGATCGCCATCGGCGTCAATCCCAACGGCCTCAACATCAACGACCGGGTCGGCTCGACCCATGTCGAAGCGATGCGCGAAAGCGTCGTCGCCTCGGGCGCGGACATCGGCATTGCGCTCGATGGCGATGCCGACCGGCTGATCGTGGTCGATGAAAAGGGCAAGGTTGTCGATGGCGACCAGATCATGGCGTTGATCGGCGGCAGCTGGGCGCGCCAGGGACGGCTGCGCGGCGGCGGCGTGGTCGCCACGGTGATGTCGAACCTGGGTCTGGAACGCTATCTGCAGGGCCAGGGGCTCGAGCTGGTCCGCAGCAAGGTGGGTGACCGCTATGTGCTGGGGGCGATGCGCGCAGGCGGTTACAATGTCGGCGGCGAGCAATCGGGCCATATGATCCTGCTCGACCATGCGACTACCGGCGATGGCACCGTCGCCGCGCTGCAGGTGCTGGCCGAGCTGGTGCGTGAGGGCAAGCCGGCGAGCGAGCTGCTCCATCTGTTCGATCCGGTGCCGCAGCTGCTCAAGAATGTGCGCTTCTCGGGAGGCAAGCCGCTGGAAAACCCCAAGGTGCAGAAGGTGATTGCCGATGCCGATGATGAACTGCGCGGGCGCGGTCGGCTGGTCATCCGGCCCTCGGGCACCGAGCCGGTGATCCGCGTGATGGCCGAAGGCGATGATGCGGCGCAGGTCGAGGCCGTGGTCGACCGGATCTGTGCGGTCGTGGCGGAGGTCGCGGTCTGA
- a CDS encoding cation:dicarboxylase symporter family transporter — translation MLKTLLVLGALAVGIALGMAIGGTAPGLVNAADVIGSLWLRGLQMTVVPLVVTLLITGILRTAQMASAGRLTVRAIATMIALLWASAAMAALVTPALLATFPLPEAARAALRGALASAQPTGEVPPFTEFLRALVPTNPVAAAANDAILPLIIFTLAFAFALTRLPAEQRAPVQGLFAAIADAMIILIGWVLALAPIGVFALGLVVGSRAGVAAFGALGHYVLIVAGTGSLVWISAFTLAFVGGRISPLGFLRASIPAQAVAISTQSSLASLPAMLTGVRALGVGERTADVVLPIAVALFRATGPCMNMAVAVYVAHLMGVELGPVALVAGIAAAAITTMGAVSLPGSISFISSIAPICIAMGVPVEPLALLLAIEVFPDIMRTLGNVTMDMAVTTTIARAEGDRQ, via the coding sequence ATGCTGAAAACCCTTCTGGTCCTGGGCGCGCTGGCAGTGGGCATTGCGCTGGGGATGGCGATTGGCGGAACCGCGCCCGGGCTGGTCAACGCCGCCGATGTCATCGGATCGCTCTGGCTGCGCGGGTTGCAGATGACCGTGGTGCCGCTGGTCGTTACGCTGCTGATCACCGGCATCCTGCGCACCGCCCAGATGGCGAGCGCCGGGCGACTGACGGTGCGCGCGATCGCAACGATGATCGCGCTGCTCTGGGCGTCCGCTGCCATGGCGGCGCTTGTCACCCCTGCCCTGCTCGCCACCTTTCCGCTGCCCGAGGCGGCACGTGCGGCGCTGCGCGGTGCGCTGGCCAGCGCCCAGCCGACCGGGGAGGTGCCGCCGTTTACCGAGTTCCTGCGCGCGCTGGTGCCGACCAATCCGGTCGCGGCCGCCGCCAATGACGCGATCCTGCCGCTGATCATCTTCACCCTTGCGTTTGCCTTCGCGCTGACCCGGCTTCCGGCCGAGCAGCGCGCGCCGGTGCAGGGCCTGTTCGCCGCGATCGCCGATGCCATGATCATCCTGATCGGCTGGGTGCTGGCGCTCGCACCGATCGGCGTGTTCGCCCTGGGGCTGGTCGTCGGCTCGCGCGCGGGTGTCGCCGCCTTCGGCGCGCTGGGCCATTATGTCCTGATCGTCGCAGGCACCGGATCGCTGGTCTGGATTTCGGCCTTCACACTCGCGTTTGTCGGCGGGCGGATCAGTCCGCTCGGCTTCCTGCGGGCGTCGATCCCGGCCCAGGCCGTTGCCATTTCCACCCAGTCCTCGCTCGCCTCGCTCCCGGCCATGCTGACCGGCGTGCGCGCGCTCGGCGTGGGCGAGCGGACCGCCGATGTCGTGCTGCCGATTGCGGTGGCGCTGTTCCGGGCGACCGGCCCGTGCATGAACATGGCCGTGGCAGTCTATGTCGCACATCTGATGGGTGTCGAACTTGGCCCGGTGGCGCTCGTCGCGGGCATTGCCGCGGCCGCCATCACCACCATGGGCGCGGTGTCGTTGCCAGGGTCGATCAGCTTCATCAGCTCCATCGCGCCGATCTGCATCGCCATGGGCGTTCCCGTCGAGCCGCTGGCACTGTTGTTGGCGATCGAGGTGTTCCCCGATATCATGCGCACA